One window from the genome of Nicotiana sylvestris chromosome 9, ASM39365v2, whole genome shotgun sequence encodes:
- the LOC138878268 gene encoding uncharacterized protein → MTIHEVDDGHRRPSSIVASKVTKFLEDLKIKRILSTPYHPSGNGKAESTNKTIIQNLRKRLTDAKGKWREILPEFLWAYRSTSKSSTRATPFSLVYGAKALILIEVGEPRIRFQYTKKESNDEAMNTSLELLDERCETAFVRLAA, encoded by the exons ATGACCATTCATGAAGTGGatgatggacatcgtcggccctctTCCATCGTTGccag CAAGGTGACCAAATTTCTCGAAGACCTCAAGATCAAAAGGATCTTatcaacaccttatcaccctagtggaaATGGGAAAGCCGAATCAACAAACAAAACCATAATACAAAACCTTAGGAAAAGGTTGACCgacgccaaaggaaaatggagagaaatccTGCCTGAATTCCTTTGGGCATATCGCTCAACTTCGAAGTCCAGTACCAGGGCTACCCCATTTTCTTTGGTTTATGGCGCGAAAGCTTTAATACTTATTGAAGTTGGGGAACCAAGAATCAGATTTCAATACACGAAAAAGGAATCGAATGATGAGGCCATGAATACGAGTCTGGAACTATTGGATGAACGATGTGAAACTGCCTTTGTTCGATTGGCTGCCTAG
- the LOC104228899 gene encoding beta-glucosidase-like SFR2, chloroplastic isoform X1, with the protein MSVIALFTAATKLAGVLVTVTVAANAFSYSVYRKKNLKQFRAPIDDSADVLAHFNVNPSEGEKGFFFGLATAPAHVEDRLDDAWLQFAENTSCDRSESHEHSHPQPADAIMASATGDGGSQQAPLTQREANKTIKRKKSLKIAIEAQIRGFEKYVEVEEPTPTEQCDHNVAAWHNVPHPEERLRFWSDPDTELKLAKDTGVQVFRMGVDWSRIMPEEPLSGLKETVNFAALERYKWIINRVRSYGMKVMLTLFHHSLPPWAGEYGGWKLEKTVDYFMEFTRLVVDSVADIVDYWVTFNEPHVFCMLTYCAGAWPGGNPDMLEVATSALPTGVFNQAMNWIAIAHSKAYDYIHEKSKPANAIVGVAHHVSFMRPYGLFDIAAVSLANSLTLFAFLDSISDKMDYIGINYYGQEVICGAGLKLVETDEYSESGRGVYPDGLFRVLLQFNEKYKHLNLPFVITENGVSDETDLIRKPYLLEHLLATYAAMIMGVRVLGYLFWTISDNWEWADGYGPKFGLVAVDRANNLARIPRPSYNLFSKIVASGKIMREDRERVWGELQTATNEGKKRPFYRSVNKYGLMYAGGLDEPLWRPYVKRDWRFGHYKMQGLQDPLSRFARCLLHPFSLKKKA; encoded by the exons ATGTCAGTGATTGCTCTTTTCACGGCGGCGACGAAGCTCGCCGGAGTCCTAGTAACGGTCACTGTTGCCGCCAATGCCTTTTCCTACTCTGTCTACCGGAAGAAGAACCTCAAGCAATTTCGCGCTCCCATAGACGACTCCGCCGATGTTCTTGCTCACTTCAATGTCAATCCCTCTG AAGGGGAGAAAGGATTCTTTTTTGGATTGGCTACAGCACCTGCACATGTTGAAGACAGGCTCGATGATGCTTGGCTCCAGTTTGCCGAAAATACTTCCTGCGACCGGTCAGAATCACATGAACACTCGCACCCTCAACCAGCAGATGCTATTATGGCCTCTGCTACAGGTGATGGTGGATCCCAGCAAGCCCCCTTAACTCAGAGAGAAGCTAACAAGACAATAAAGAGGAAAAAGTCCCTTAAGATAGCCATCGAGGCACAAATAAGAGGATTTGAGAAGTATGTAGAAGTGGAAGAGCCAACTCCAACTGAGCAGTGTGATCATAATGTTGCTGCCTGGCATAACGTCCCACACCC GGAGGAAAGGCTAAGGTTTTGGTCTGATCCTGACACTGAATTGAAATTAGCTAAAGATACTGGTGTTCAAGTCTTTCGAATGGGAGTAGATTGGTCCAGGATCATGCCTGAAGAGCCCCTCAGTGGATTGAAAGAAACT GTCAATTTTGCGGCATTGGAGCGATATAAATGGATCATTAATAGGGTCCGATCCTATGGGATGAAGGTCATGCTGACATTGTTTCATCACTCTCTACCACCGTGGGCAGGAGAATATGGGGGATGGAAATTGGAAAAGACAGTTGACTATTTCATGGAATTTACCAG GCTTGTTGTTGACTCTGTTGCAGATATAGTGGACTATTGGGTCACTTTTAACGAGCCTCATGTCTTTTGTATGCTCACTTACTGTGCTGGTGCCTGGCCTGGTGGTAATCCTGATATGCTGGAGGTTGCTACTTCTGCTTTACCTACTGGTGTCTTCAATCAGGCCATGAACTGGATAGCAATTGCGCATTCAAAGGCATACGATTATATCCATGAAAAGAG CAAACCAGCGAATGCCATTGTTGGAGTAGCTCACCATGTCTCATTTATGCGTCCATATGGACTATTTGACATCGCTGCCGTCTCACTTGCCAATTCTTTgactctttttgcttttctggaTAGTATTTCCGACAAGATGGATTACATTGGAATTAATTACTATGGACAG GAAGTCATTTGTGGTGCAGGATTGAAACTAGTGGAGACAGATGAGTACAGTGAATCTGGGCGTGGAGTCTATCCTGATGGCTTGTTCCGTGTGTTGCTCCAgtttaatgaaaaatacaaacatCTTAATCTTCCCTTTGTAATCACTGAAAATGGTGTTTCTGATGAAACGGACTTGATTAGAAAACCATACTTGTTGGAACATCTGCTTGCAACTTACGCAGCCATGATAATG GGTGTTCGTGTGCTTGGGTACTTGTTTTGGACTATCTCTGATAACTGGGAATGGGCGGATGGGTATGGTCCTAAGTTTGGACTTGTAGCAGTTGATCGTGCCAATAATCTTGCTCGGATTCCACGTCCTTCATACAATTTGTTTTCAAAG ATTGTAGCATCTGGAAAAATAATGCGGGAAGACAGGGAACGTGTGTGGGGTGAGCTCCAAACCGCCACTAACGAGGGAAAAAAGAGACCGTTCTATCGATCGGTGAATAAATATGGCTTAATGTATGCAG GAGGCCTTGACGAGCCCTTATGGCGACCTTATGTAAAAAGAGATTGGCGGTTTGGGCACTATAAGATGCAAGGTTTGCAGGATCCGTTGAGCCGTTTTGCACGATGTCTTCTGCATCCTTTCTCACTCAAAAAGAAGGCCTGA
- the LOC104228899 gene encoding beta-glucosidase-like SFR2, chloroplastic isoform X2 gives MSVIALFTAATKLAGVLVTVTVAANAFSYSVYRKKNLKQFRAPIDDSADVLAHFNVNPSGEKGFFFGLATAPAHVEDRLDDAWLQFAENTSCDRSESHEHSHPQPADAIMASATGDGGSQQAPLTQREANKTIKRKKSLKIAIEAQIRGFEKYVEVEEPTPTEQCDHNVAAWHNVPHPEERLRFWSDPDTELKLAKDTGVQVFRMGVDWSRIMPEEPLSGLKETVNFAALERYKWIINRVRSYGMKVMLTLFHHSLPPWAGEYGGWKLEKTVDYFMEFTRLVVDSVADIVDYWVTFNEPHVFCMLTYCAGAWPGGNPDMLEVATSALPTGVFNQAMNWIAIAHSKAYDYIHEKSKPANAIVGVAHHVSFMRPYGLFDIAAVSLANSLTLFAFLDSISDKMDYIGINYYGQEVICGAGLKLVETDEYSESGRGVYPDGLFRVLLQFNEKYKHLNLPFVITENGVSDETDLIRKPYLLEHLLATYAAMIMGVRVLGYLFWTISDNWEWADGYGPKFGLVAVDRANNLARIPRPSYNLFSKIVASGKIMREDRERVWGELQTATNEGKKRPFYRSVNKYGLMYAGGLDEPLWRPYVKRDWRFGHYKMQGLQDPLSRFARCLLHPFSLKKKA, from the exons ATGTCAGTGATTGCTCTTTTCACGGCGGCGACGAAGCTCGCCGGAGTCCTAGTAACGGTCACTGTTGCCGCCAATGCCTTTTCCTACTCTGTCTACCGGAAGAAGAACCTCAAGCAATTTCGCGCTCCCATAGACGACTCCGCCGATGTTCTTGCTCACTTCAATGTCAATCCCTCTG GGGAGAAAGGATTCTTTTTTGGATTGGCTACAGCACCTGCACATGTTGAAGACAGGCTCGATGATGCTTGGCTCCAGTTTGCCGAAAATACTTCCTGCGACCGGTCAGAATCACATGAACACTCGCACCCTCAACCAGCAGATGCTATTATGGCCTCTGCTACAGGTGATGGTGGATCCCAGCAAGCCCCCTTAACTCAGAGAGAAGCTAACAAGACAATAAAGAGGAAAAAGTCCCTTAAGATAGCCATCGAGGCACAAATAAGAGGATTTGAGAAGTATGTAGAAGTGGAAGAGCCAACTCCAACTGAGCAGTGTGATCATAATGTTGCTGCCTGGCATAACGTCCCACACCC GGAGGAAAGGCTAAGGTTTTGGTCTGATCCTGACACTGAATTGAAATTAGCTAAAGATACTGGTGTTCAAGTCTTTCGAATGGGAGTAGATTGGTCCAGGATCATGCCTGAAGAGCCCCTCAGTGGATTGAAAGAAACT GTCAATTTTGCGGCATTGGAGCGATATAAATGGATCATTAATAGGGTCCGATCCTATGGGATGAAGGTCATGCTGACATTGTTTCATCACTCTCTACCACCGTGGGCAGGAGAATATGGGGGATGGAAATTGGAAAAGACAGTTGACTATTTCATGGAATTTACCAG GCTTGTTGTTGACTCTGTTGCAGATATAGTGGACTATTGGGTCACTTTTAACGAGCCTCATGTCTTTTGTATGCTCACTTACTGTGCTGGTGCCTGGCCTGGTGGTAATCCTGATATGCTGGAGGTTGCTACTTCTGCTTTACCTACTGGTGTCTTCAATCAGGCCATGAACTGGATAGCAATTGCGCATTCAAAGGCATACGATTATATCCATGAAAAGAG CAAACCAGCGAATGCCATTGTTGGAGTAGCTCACCATGTCTCATTTATGCGTCCATATGGACTATTTGACATCGCTGCCGTCTCACTTGCCAATTCTTTgactctttttgcttttctggaTAGTATTTCCGACAAGATGGATTACATTGGAATTAATTACTATGGACAG GAAGTCATTTGTGGTGCAGGATTGAAACTAGTGGAGACAGATGAGTACAGTGAATCTGGGCGTGGAGTCTATCCTGATGGCTTGTTCCGTGTGTTGCTCCAgtttaatgaaaaatacaaacatCTTAATCTTCCCTTTGTAATCACTGAAAATGGTGTTTCTGATGAAACGGACTTGATTAGAAAACCATACTTGTTGGAACATCTGCTTGCAACTTACGCAGCCATGATAATG GGTGTTCGTGTGCTTGGGTACTTGTTTTGGACTATCTCTGATAACTGGGAATGGGCGGATGGGTATGGTCCTAAGTTTGGACTTGTAGCAGTTGATCGTGCCAATAATCTTGCTCGGATTCCACGTCCTTCATACAATTTGTTTTCAAAG ATTGTAGCATCTGGAAAAATAATGCGGGAAGACAGGGAACGTGTGTGGGGTGAGCTCCAAACCGCCACTAACGAGGGAAAAAAGAGACCGTTCTATCGATCGGTGAATAAATATGGCTTAATGTATGCAG GAGGCCTTGACGAGCCCTTATGGCGACCTTATGTAAAAAGAGATTGGCGGTTTGGGCACTATAAGATGCAAGGTTTGCAGGATCCGTTGAGCCGTTTTGCACGATGTCTTCTGCATCCTTTCTCACTCAAAAAGAAGGCCTGA